One segment of Thermoanaerobacter kivui DNA contains the following:
- the addB gene encoding helicase-exonuclease AddAB subunit AddB, producing the protein MSIRFIYGRAGTGKTTFCLNDIKRKLNDGKSHLLILLVPEQFTFEAEKYLLNTIEKDEKMRAQVLSFKTLANRVFTEVGGLTRQHMKSCGRSMLIYKIMEDIQKDLKVYSKASRQQGFIKKVSEVITELKRFEVTPEKLLEITETIDNLGLREKLKDISLIYSKFEESLHQNYIDQEDELTLLAEKLEYSSQFEGAEFWIDGFTGFTPKQYRVIEKLLKKASRVNITLCMDTSNISAEIDTTDLFYTTKKTESKLLEICQRNNISYEKPVNLNIGIPQRFKESEELSFIEKHLFSYPYKVYLKETEDISIFKAVNVYSEVEETARDIIRLVRDEGFRYSDIVVATRDLNRYHKLIKAIFSQYGISCFIDIKMEIKNNPIIVFITSLFDIHLKRWSYESVFRYLKTGFTDLEKEDINLIENYVLANGIKGDKWKEEVWNYRLNYRFDRLSIEEDEKEIIERVNEIKGKIATPLQDFYKKFSKSKNIKEACGTLYDFLVEMKLPQKIEKLIEKFKQEKEFDTANQYAQVWDIVVDVLDQMVEVMGEEKVTAEQFAKILSIGFDEYQIGSIPPALDEVLVTSVDKMKSHNAKALYIIGVNDGIFPASLFEEGILTDGEREILASHNVELDRDTKTKIFEEQFLVYTALTSTSKFLKISYPIADHEGKSLKPSIIISRLKKIFPRIKQLSNVVEMDTEEENLNRVSTPPPTFNEMIKSIKMWDITNKMHPLWLDVYKWYAKSESWKPKLTRALEGLYYTNQVEKVPAHKVKKLYGDEMYFSVSRLEKYAACPFAYFVQYGLKAKERKIYSFEPPDLGTFMHNVLDRFSKALEEEGLTWQDIDREWCDEAVAIIVDDMIQKIPGYILNSSPRYKYLAERLKRVLSNAVWVVSEHIKRSSFVPLDHEVAFGDNQKYPPIKIVLSNGEEINLIGRIDRVDIFEKEDEAYIRIIDYKSGNKTLDLSDVFYGLELQLLIYLDAILESAIKGNTNLNPAGIFYFKIDDPIIKADKDISDEELQMQIFKKLRLEGLVLNDAQIIKEMDKSIEGTSYIIPATINKDGSVGKNTKGATKEQFELLRKHVKKTIQRLTEQMLEGDISISPYKKDKETPCKYCPYSSVCQFETNFKGNEYRVIKSKDVEEIWSILEQEVKSDGNQMDL; encoded by the coding sequence ATGAGTATAAGATTTATATATGGAAGAGCAGGTACAGGCAAGACTACTTTTTGCCTTAACGATATAAAAAGAAAATTAAATGATGGAAAGTCTCACCTCCTTATACTACTTGTCCCCGAACAATTTACCTTTGAGGCAGAAAAATATCTTTTAAATACAATTGAAAAAGATGAAAAGATGAGGGCACAAGTTTTAAGTTTTAAGACTTTGGCAAATAGGGTATTTACAGAAGTTGGAGGTCTTACCCGTCAGCACATGAAATCCTGCGGAAGGTCAATGCTTATTTATAAAATAATGGAAGACATACAAAAAGACCTTAAGGTTTATTCTAAAGCCTCCAGGCAGCAGGGTTTTATCAAAAAAGTTTCAGAAGTTATAACAGAGCTTAAAAGATTTGAAGTGACTCCTGAAAAGTTATTAGAGATAACTGAAACAATAGATAATTTAGGATTAAGAGAAAAACTAAAAGACATAAGTTTAATATATTCTAAATTTGAAGAGAGTTTACACCAAAATTATATAGACCAAGAGGATGAGTTGACTCTTTTAGCAGAGAAACTTGAATATTCTTCTCAATTTGAAGGAGCGGAATTTTGGATAGACGGCTTTACGGGTTTTACGCCAAAGCAGTACAGGGTAATAGAAAAGCTTTTAAAAAAAGCATCAAGAGTAAATATTACTCTCTGTATGGACACTTCTAATATCTCTGCTGAAATTGATACTACAGACCTTTTTTACACCACTAAAAAGACAGAAAGCAAACTTTTAGAGATTTGTCAAAGAAATAATATATCCTATGAAAAACCAGTAAATTTGAATATAGGGATTCCACAGAGATTTAAAGAAAGTGAAGAACTAAGTTTTATAGAAAAACATCTCTTTTCCTACCCTTACAAAGTATATCTAAAAGAAACAGAGGATATAAGCATATTTAAGGCTGTCAATGTCTATAGCGAAGTTGAAGAGACTGCAAGAGATATCATAAGGCTCGTGAGAGATGAGGGGTTTAGGTATTCTGACATTGTGGTAGCTACTCGCGATTTAAATAGATATCATAAACTCATAAAAGCTATATTTTCTCAATATGGAATTTCCTGTTTTATAGACATAAAGATGGAAATAAAAAACAATCCCATCATCGTTTTTATAACCTCCCTTTTTGACATTCATTTAAAAAGATGGTCTTATGAGTCTGTTTTTAGATACCTAAAGACAGGTTTTACAGATTTAGAAAAAGAGGACATAAACCTTATTGAGAATTATGTTTTAGCTAACGGTATAAAGGGAGATAAATGGAAAGAGGAAGTTTGGAATTACAGGTTAAATTACAGATTTGATAGACTTTCAATAGAGGAAGATGAAAAAGAGATAATAGAGAGAGTGAATGAGATAAAAGGAAAAATCGCAACTCCCTTACAGGATTTTTATAAGAAGTTTTCTAAATCAAAGAATATTAAAGAAGCTTGTGGTACTTTGTATGATTTTTTAGTTGAAATGAAATTGCCTCAAAAGATTGAAAAATTGATTGAAAAGTTTAAACAAGAAAAGGAATTTGACACGGCAAATCAATATGCACAAGTGTGGGATATTGTTGTAGATGTTTTAGACCAAATGGTAGAAGTGATGGGGGAGGAAAAAGTTACAGCAGAGCAGTTTGCAAAGATATTAAGCATAGGATTTGATGAATATCAAATTGGAAGTATTCCTCCTGCACTTGATGAAGTTTTGGTTACCAGTGTCGATAAGATGAAAAGTCACAATGCAAAAGCTCTTTACATAATCGGCGTAAATGATGGTATATTTCCTGCTTCTCTTTTTGAGGAAGGAATTTTGACAGATGGGGAGAGGGAAATTTTAGCTTCCCACAATGTGGAGTTGGACAGAGATACAAAGACTAAGATATTTGAAGAGCAATTTTTAGTCTACACTGCCCTGACTTCCACAAGTAAATTTTTAAAGATAAGTTATCCCATTGCTGACCATGAAGGGAAAAGCTTAAAACCCTCTATAATAATTTCCCGCTTGAAAAAGATTTTTCCTAGAATAAAGCAGTTGAGCAATGTGGTGGAGATGGATACGGAAGAAGAAAATTTAAATAGGGTTTCAACACCTCCTCCCACTTTTAATGAGATGATAAAGTCAATTAAGATGTGGGATATCACAAATAAAATGCATCCTCTGTGGTTGGATGTGTATAAATGGTATGCTAAAAGTGAATCATGGAAGCCGAAATTGACAAGGGCTTTAGAAGGACTTTATTACACTAATCAGGTTGAAAAAGTACCTGCCCACAAGGTAAAAAAGTTGTATGGGGATGAAATGTATTTTAGCGTATCCAGACTTGAAAAATACGCAGCTTGTCCTTTTGCTTATTTTGTGCAATACGGTCTTAAAGCGAAAGAAAGAAAAATCTATAGTTTTGAACCGCCTGATTTAGGGACTTTTATGCACAATGTCCTTGACAGGTTTTCTAAAGCACTGGAGGAAGAAGGACTTACTTGGCAGGATATTGACAGAGAGTGGTGCGATGAGGCTGTGGCTATTATTGTGGATGACATGATACAAAAAATACCAGGATATATTTTAAACAGCAGCCCCAGATACAAATATCTTGCTGAAAGGTTAAAAAGAGTGCTTTCTAATGCGGTATGGGTGGTATCTGAGCATATAAAGAGAAGTTCTTTTGTGCCTTTAGACCATGAGGTTGCTTTTGGCGATAACCAAAAGTATCCTCCTATAAAGATTGTGCTGTCAAACGGTGAGGAGATAAATCTCATAGGGAGGATAGACAGGGTTGATATATTTGAAAAAGAGGATGAAGCCTATATAAGGATAATAGATTACAAGTCTGGCAACAAAACTTTAGACCTTTCAGATGTTTTCTATGGTTTAGAACTTCAGCTTTTGATATATTTAGATGCTATATTAGAAAGTGCAATAAAGGGAAACACAAATTTAAATCCGGCTGGCATATTCTACTTTAAAATAGATGACCCGATTATAAAGGCAGATAAAGATATATCAGATGAAGAGTTGCAAATGCAGATTTTTAAAAAATTGAGGCTGGAAGGGCTTGTTTTAAATGATGCTCAAATTATAAAAGAGATGGACAAATCAATTGAAGGTACTTCTTATATAATTCCAGCAACAATCAATAAAGACGGGAGTGTAGGCAAAAACACCAAAGGAGCTACAAAAGAGCAGTTTGAATTGTTGAGAAAACACGTCAAAAAAACTATACAGCGTTTGACCGAACAGATGCTAGAAGGAGATATTTCAATTTCTCCATATAAAAAAGATAAAGAGACTCCTTGTAAATATTGCCCTTACTCTTCTGTCTGCCAATTTGAAACGAATTTTAAAGGGAATGAGTACAGGGTTATAAAGAGTAAAGATGTTGAGGAGATATGGAGTATATTGGAACAGGAAGTGAAGTCAGATGGAAACCAAATGGACTTATGA
- the addA gene encoding helicase-exonuclease AddAB subunit AddA encodes METKWTYEQQLAINTRGSNLLVAAGAGSGKTAVLVERIIKLVTDDKNPVDIDKLLVVTFTNAAASEMRERIAEALISKLEQNPEDRRLSNQLTLLNKATITTIHSFCLEVVRNNFFLIDLDPNFRIGDDTETLLLKLEALEELFEELYQKEDNEDFLTLVESYGGTRDDKPLVDILLKLYDFVKSLPWPERWLGDVLLSFEVKEDFNFEKSQWAAVILDSLKVEMSGLLNGMYVAIAKLHSENRLQSYLDNFEIEAGNLEKLLDCENWEEFRKQINAIEFDRLPRAGKDADPKVKDEVTKIRNEVKAKIKEIRNKFFSDDIEKIEEEIKALYPNMKALVDLILLFDKKYADKKREKSIIDFNDIEHFALQILTEVDENGNVKPSEAALMYREKFQEIFVDEYQDSNLIQEVILSTIAREDTPNRFMVGDVKQSIYRFRQANPYIFFEKYNTYSSKEEDKNKKILLYKNFRSRPQIIDAVNFIFKKIMSKNVGEIDYTEEEKLNCGADFGTPPLDAIVGGPVEIHLIEKNDETPEEEELEVYGEEEEEIIDNIQVEAKVVAQRIKELVTQNEKNTFMVYDKNLKNYRPVEYRDIVILLRATERWAPVFLEEFINAGIPAFADTGTGYFETTEIKTIISLLQVIDNPMQDIPLLAVLRSPIFSFTPEELIDIRLEEPNRAIYEALKKVSQREDELGQKAKSFLESLKKWQEEAIYIPVDEFLWYLYQDTGYYAYVGAMPQGAQRQANLRILFERAKQYEETSFKGLFNFINFINRLKVSSGDMGSAKIVGENENVVRIMSIHKSKGLEFPVVIVAGLGKQFNLKDLSQSVLYHHLLGLGPEFVDFKRRISYPSIVKEAIKNKIKLESLSEEMRVLYVALTRAKEKLILVGSVKDIKGKVKKWCNIAMLESKVPEYEILRSKSYIDWIGPAVIKHADLKPLRDFAQVQYVAVEEDSSQWQVRIWNKKDVIFDKKQVEEETNLLQKLENLDLDSPSSEFYDEVTRRLNYVYPYEKACHLPAKLSVTEIKRILNEEVIDEDTTSIFEKTVLKIPAFLEKKKGLTAAEKGIAMHLVMQKLDLNGDLSVEGIKKQIKNMVDREILTEAQAKEIDIRRIEEFFRASLGRRMLSSQNVKREVPFHIKIKSTEVYKDLPEEYENEFIAVQGIIDCFFEEEGEIILIDYKTDYVTEEMMEEIKEKYKVQIDLYAKALEKITGKRVKEKYIYLFFNGMILEY; translated from the coding sequence ATGGAAACCAAATGGACTTATGAACAGCAGCTGGCCATAAATACAAGGGGCAGTAATCTCTTGGTGGCAGCAGGTGCAGGCTCTGGCAAAACGGCTGTCTTAGTTGAAAGAATCATAAAACTTGTCACGGATGACAAAAATCCTGTAGATATTGATAAACTTTTAGTTGTTACTTTTACAAATGCTGCTGCCTCTGAAATGAGAGAAAGGATAGCAGAAGCGTTGATTTCTAAGTTAGAGCAAAATCCGGAAGACAGGCGGCTTAGCAATCAGCTAACATTACTTAACAAAGCTACAATCACCACAATTCACTCCTTCTGCTTGGAAGTAGTGAGAAATAACTTTTTTCTCATAGATTTAGACCCTAACTTTAGAATAGGGGATGATACAGAAACTTTACTTTTAAAATTAGAGGCGTTAGAGGAGCTTTTTGAGGAATTATATCAAAAAGAGGATAATGAAGATTTTTTGACATTGGTTGAAAGTTATGGAGGCACAAGGGACGATAAACCCCTTGTAGATATTCTTTTAAAATTGTACGACTTTGTAAAATCACTTCCCTGGCCTGAAAGATGGCTTGGAGATGTATTACTGAGCTTCGAAGTTAAAGAAGATTTTAATTTTGAAAAATCGCAATGGGCTGCAGTCATCTTAGACAGTTTAAAAGTAGAAATGTCAGGGCTTTTAAATGGAATGTATGTGGCAATTGCTAAACTTCATAGTGAAAATAGGCTACAAAGCTATCTTGATAATTTTGAAATAGAGGCGGGAAATTTGGAAAAACTTCTAGACTGTGAAAATTGGGAGGAATTTAGAAAACAGATAAATGCTATAGAGTTTGATAGACTTCCCAGAGCAGGTAAAGATGCAGACCCTAAAGTAAAAGATGAAGTGACAAAAATAAGAAATGAGGTTAAAGCTAAAATTAAGGAGATAAGAAATAAGTTTTTTTCAGATGACATAGAAAAAATTGAAGAAGAAATTAAAGCTTTGTACCCTAACATGAAGGCTTTAGTGGATTTGATTTTACTTTTTGATAAAAAATATGCTGATAAAAAAAGGGAAAAAAGCATTATAGACTTTAATGACATTGAACATTTTGCACTGCAAATTTTGACAGAAGTCGATGAAAACGGGAATGTGAAGCCTTCAGAGGCAGCTTTGATGTATAGAGAAAAATTCCAAGAAATTTTTGTGGATGAATATCAAGATTCTAATTTAATACAGGAAGTTATACTAAGCACTATAGCCCGAGAAGACACACCTAACAGGTTTATGGTAGGAGATGTAAAACAGAGCATATACAGGTTTAGGCAGGCAAATCCTTATATATTTTTTGAAAAGTACAATACTTATTCTTCAAAAGAGGAAGATAAAAATAAAAAGATACTGCTTTATAAAAATTTCAGAAGCAGACCCCAAATCATAGATGCGGTAAATTTCATTTTCAAAAAGATAATGTCTAAGAATGTAGGTGAGATAGATTATACAGAGGAAGAAAAGTTAAATTGTGGAGCAGATTTTGGAACACCTCCTCTTGATGCCATTGTAGGTGGACCTGTGGAAATACATTTGATAGAGAAAAATGATGAAACTCCTGAAGAGGAAGAATTAGAGGTTTATGGGGAAGAAGAGGAAGAGATTATTGACAACATACAAGTAGAAGCAAAGGTGGTAGCTCAAAGGATAAAGGAATTAGTTACACAAAATGAGAAAAATACCTTTATGGTTTATGATAAAAACCTCAAAAATTACAGGCCTGTGGAGTATAGGGATATAGTAATACTTTTGAGGGCTACAGAAAGATGGGCACCTGTATTTTTAGAAGAATTTATAAATGCCGGTATTCCTGCTTTTGCGGACACAGGAACGGGATACTTTGAAACAACGGAGATAAAGACTATAATATCCCTCCTTCAGGTGATAGACAACCCAATGCAAGATATTCCATTGTTGGCAGTTTTGAGGTCTCCTATTTTTTCCTTTACCCCAGAAGAATTAATTGACATAAGGTTAGAAGAGCCTAATAGAGCTATATATGAAGCACTTAAAAAGGTATCACAAAGGGAGGATGAATTAGGGCAAAAAGCTAAAAGTTTCTTAGAATCATTGAAAAAGTGGCAAGAGGAAGCCATTTATATACCGGTGGATGAGTTTTTGTGGTATTTATATCAAGACACTGGTTATTATGCCTATGTAGGGGCAATGCCTCAAGGAGCGCAGAGGCAGGCAAACTTGAGGATTTTGTTTGAAAGGGCAAAGCAGTACGAGGAAACAAGTTTTAAAGGGCTGTTTAACTTTATCAATTTTATAAACCGCCTCAAAGTCAGCAGTGGCGATATGGGAAGTGCTAAAATAGTAGGAGAAAATGAAAATGTAGTCAGGATAATGAGTATACACAAAAGTAAAGGTCTTGAATTCCCGGTAGTCATAGTGGCAGGGTTAGGTAAACAGTTTAATTTAAAGGATTTAAGTCAAAGCGTATTGTACCATCATTTATTAGGATTGGGCCCTGAGTTTGTGGACTTCAAGAGAAGAATTTCTTATCCCAGCATTGTGAAAGAGGCAATAAAAAACAAAATAAAGTTAGAAAGCCTTTCTGAAGAGATGAGAGTTTTGTACGTTGCTTTGACAAGGGCAAAAGAAAAGTTAATATTAGTTGGAAGTGTTAAAGACATAAAGGGAAAAGTGAAAAAATGGTGCAATATTGCTATGTTGGAGAGTAAGGTGCCTGAGTATGAAATTTTAAGAAGTAAAAGTTATATAGATTGGATAGGTCCTGCTGTTATAAAGCATGCGGATTTAAAACCTTTAAGGGATTTTGCACAGGTACAATATGTGGCTGTGGAAGAGGATAGCTCACAGTGGCAGGTAAGGATTTGGAATAAAAAAGATGTGATTTTTGATAAAAAACAGGTTGAGGAAGAGACAAACTTATTGCAAAAGCTTGAAAACTTAGATTTAGATAGCCCTAGCAGTGAATTTTATGATGAAGTGACAAGGCGTTTAAATTATGTATATCCTTATGAAAAAGCCTGCCATTTGCCTGCGAAACTTTCTGTTACAGAAATTAAAAGAATTTTAAACGAAGAAGTAATAGATGAGGACACTACTTCAATATTTGAAAAAACAGTCCTTAAAATCCCTGCCTTTTTAGAAAAGAAAAAAGGACTTACTGCAGCCGAAAAAGGTATAGCTATGCACCTTGTCATGCAAAAATTAGATTTAAATGGGGATTTGAGTGTAGAAGGCATAAAGAAGCAAATTAAGAATATGGTGGATAGAGAGATTTTGACAGAAGCACAGGCTAAAGAGATAGACATAAGAAGAATTGAAGAATTTTTTAGAGCTTCTCTTGGAAGGAGAATGTTAAGTTCTCAAAATGTAAAAAGGGAAGTGCCTTTCCATATAAAAATTAAAAGTACAGAAGTTTACAAAGATTTGCCTGAAGAATACGAAAATGAATTTATAGCTGTGCAAGGCATTATTGACTGCTTTTTTGAAGAAGAGGGAGAAATAATCCTTATTGATTACAAGACGGATTATGTGACAGAGGAAATGATGGAGGAAATAAAAGAAAAATATAAAGTGCAGATAGATCTTTATGCAAAGGCTTTAGAAAAGATTACTGGCAAAAGAGTCAAAGAAAAATATATTTACCTCTTCTTTAATGGAATGATTCTGGAATATTAA
- a CDS encoding exonuclease SbcCD subunit D, with amino-acid sequence MRILHTSDWHLGKSLENFSRIEEQEKFLEDFVQMVEENNVDLVIIAGDIYDSSNPPARAEMLFYTTLKKLSNGERVILVIAGNHDNPERLSAASPFAYEHGVILLGTPKSIVPKGDFGKFKILDSGEGFLEIEIKGEKAVIIALPYPSEKRLNEIFTSELEEEKRQKSYSERVGEIFNDLSKKYREDTINIAVSHIFVAGGEESGSERPIQLGGSFTVEIRHLPQKAQYIALGHLHKPQRISSTLPAYYSGSPLQYSKSEMNHSKCAYLVDLKAGEPALVKEIYFKNYKPIEVFRCNGIEEALEICNEYRDKDIWAYFEIKSESPLPSSKIKEMKSILPDIVEIKPILPEDEMEIEDYEIDEKSVKELFEEFYLKENKVPPTEEVLELFMSIIKEEDEEDETSEA; translated from the coding sequence ATGAGGATTTTACATACTTCAGACTGGCATTTGGGAAAAAGCCTTGAAAATTTTTCAAGGATTGAAGAGCAGGAGAAATTTTTAGAGGATTTTGTGCAGATGGTGGAGGAAAACAATGTAGACCTGGTCATAATTGCCGGGGATATATACGATTCTTCAAACCCTCCTGCAAGGGCGGAAATGCTTTTTTACACAACTTTAAAAAAACTTTCCAACGGGGAAAGAGTGATTTTGGTCATAGCAGGAAATCATGATAATCCAGAGAGACTTTCAGCTGCAAGCCCCTTTGCTTATGAGCACGGAGTGATACTTTTAGGTACTCCTAAAAGTATTGTGCCCAAAGGAGACTTTGGGAAATTTAAAATTTTAGATTCGGGAGAAGGTTTTTTAGAAATTGAGATAAAAGGTGAAAAAGCTGTAATTATAGCTCTTCCTTATCCCAGTGAAAAAAGGCTAAATGAAATTTTTACATCAGAATTGGAGGAAGAGAAAAGGCAGAAAAGTTACTCTGAAAGAGTTGGTGAAATTTTTAATGACCTTTCGAAAAAATACAGAGAAGATACTATAAACATTGCGGTATCTCATATTTTTGTTGCAGGAGGAGAGGAGTCAGGTTCAGAAAGGCCTATTCAGTTAGGAGGAAGTTTTACAGTAGAAATAAGGCACCTGCCACAAAAGGCGCAGTACATAGCTCTCGGACACCTTCACAAACCTCAGAGAATTTCTTCTACTCTTCCTGCTTATTATTCTGGTTCCCCTCTTCAGTACAGCAAAAGTGAGATGAACCATTCTAAATGTGCTTATTTAGTAGATTTAAAGGCAGGAGAACCTGCACTTGTGAAGGAAATATATTTTAAAAATTACAAGCCTATTGAAGTGTTTAGGTGTAATGGCATAGAGGAGGCTTTAGAGATTTGCAATGAATACAGGGATAAAGATATATGGGCATATTTCGAGATTAAATCTGAGTCTCCACTGCCTTCTTCAAAGATAAAAGAAATGAAGAGCATATTACCGGATATAGTTGAAATAAAGCCAATTTTGCCAGAGGATGAAATGGAAATTGAAGACTATGAGATAGATGAAAAAAGTGTAAAGGAACTTTTTGAAGAATTTTATTTAAAGGAAAACAAAGTTCCTCCAACAGAGGAGGTTTTAGAACTTTTTATGAGTATAATAAAGGAAGAGGATGAGGAAGATGAGACCTCTGAAGCTTAA